A region from the Acidimicrobiales bacterium genome encodes:
- the zwf gene encoding glucose-6-phosphate dehydrogenase, with the protein MEPSDITTTLMSPLKPHLIVLVGATGDLARRKLLPGMLHLSSSGLLPECRIVGTSLDDLDTDGFREAAKKACEEFARPEVMASHWASFEPKLTYIPQAAGAAGLRDAVDRAEADLGPEPRRLHYLSVPPKAATDAVRVLGKAGLVERARVVMEKPFGTDLASACRLNATLHETFTEQQIFRIDHFLGKEAAQNILAFRFANGLFEPIWNRNFIDHVQIDVPETLSIGSRIGFYESTGAYRDMVVTHLFQVLAFVAMEPPTALEPGAISEEKNKVFRSLLPIDPSQVVRGQYTGYRDEAGVSDSETETFVALRCAIDNWRWAGVPFFLRTGKRMAEGARIISIAFREPPRSMFPRGSGIGGQGPDHLTFDLADASKLSLSFYGKRPGPGMRLDKLSLQFALHETGRAADVLEAYERLIHDAMSGDHTLFTTAEGVERLWEVSAPLLDSPPPVRPYAPGSWGPNAIHQLVAPHAWRLPFERTWRQGT; encoded by the coding sequence ATGGAACCGAGCGACATCACCACGACGCTGATGTCGCCGTTGAAGCCGCACCTCATCGTGCTGGTCGGCGCCACCGGCGACCTCGCCCGCCGCAAGCTGCTCCCCGGGATGTTGCACCTGTCGTCCAGCGGCCTCCTGCCCGAGTGCCGCATCGTGGGAACCTCACTCGACGACCTCGACACCGACGGGTTTCGCGAGGCGGCCAAGAAGGCGTGCGAGGAGTTCGCCCGGCCCGAGGTCATGGCCAGCCACTGGGCCTCGTTCGAGCCGAAGCTGACCTACATCCCCCAGGCCGCCGGTGCGGCAGGGCTGCGGGACGCGGTCGACCGGGCCGAGGCCGACCTCGGTCCCGAGCCGAGGCGCCTGCACTACCTCAGCGTGCCCCCGAAGGCGGCGACCGACGCCGTGCGGGTGCTGGGCAAGGCGGGGCTGGTCGAGCGGGCGCGAGTCGTGATGGAGAAGCCGTTCGGCACCGATCTGGCCAGCGCCTGCAGGCTCAACGCCACCCTGCACGAGACGTTCACGGAGCAGCAGATCTTCCGCATCGACCACTTCCTCGGCAAGGAGGCGGCGCAGAACATCCTCGCCTTCCGTTTCGCCAACGGGCTGTTCGAGCCGATCTGGAACCGGAACTTCATCGACCACGTGCAGATCGACGTGCCCGAGACCCTGTCGATCGGCAGCCGCATCGGCTTCTACGAGAGCACCGGCGCCTACCGCGACATGGTGGTGACCCATCTGTTCCAGGTGCTCGCCTTCGTGGCCATGGAGCCGCCCACCGCCCTCGAGCCGGGCGCCATCAGCGAGGAGAAGAACAAGGTCTTCCGCTCCCTGCTGCCCATCGACCCGTCGCAGGTGGTGCGGGGCCAGTACACCGGGTACCGCGACGAAGCGGGAGTGTCGGACTCGGAGACGGAGACGTTCGTCGCCCTCCGGTGCGCGATCGACAACTGGCGGTGGGCGGGCGTGCCGTTCTTCCTCCGCACGGGCAAGCGGATGGCCGAGGGGGCGCGGATCATCTCCATCGCGTTCCGAGAGCCCCCGAGGAGCATGTTCCCGAGGGGCTCCGGCATCGGCGGGCAGGGCCCGGACCACCTCACGTTCGACCTGGCCGACGCCTCGAAGCTGTCGCTGTCGTTCTACGGCAAGCGACCGGGTCCGGGGATGCGGCTCGACAAGCTGAGCCTCCAGTTCGCCCTCCACGAGACGGGGCGCGCGGCCGACGTGCTCGAGGCGTACGAGCGGCTGATCCACGACGCCATGAGCGGCGACCACACGCTGTTCACCACGGCGGAGGGCGTGGAACGCCTCTGGGAGGTGTCCGCTCCGCTGCTGGACTCGCCGCCGCCGGTCCGTCCCTACGCACCCGGCTCCTGGGGTCCGAACGCCATCCACCAGCTGGTGGCGCCGCACGCCTGGCGACTGCCCTTCGAGAGGACCTGGCGGCAGGGGACGTAG
- a CDS encoding diguanylate cyclase, with product MARSLRTRWTRAFAVFLVVFAAGGIANLVGTRLTVEAFRDTATRMEEDADALSQLRADIVTTALLRSASVQALTVDRIKLQAATTKEEASFAEAIRTLRPGGGREIIERQFALSKALWSVDIATLTPFDFVSKVAQGRENFAMLDEAADASRALARHDLSAAATLERDITWATAAVGLLLAALVVRFARRLSSEVLRPVARLRESAGRLAAGDLDHRVDVQRADEIGILAATFNTMAEVIASSHRNLTLLANQDALTGVANRGAFEARLDAALSGPDRRDGTQAVLFVDLDDFKDVNDEFGHAAGDAVLCAVAARLAEAVRPGDLVARVGGDEFALLLDGVPEPAVAVDIAERAVAALGAPVEISGVSVKVGASAGLALRRDDSDSDSLMRDADVAMYSAKDHGKNRVERYDAGLRRDVAVPPLAGRKPAPARHSRPQPVIPIT from the coding sequence GTGGCGCGGAGCCTGAGAACCCGCTGGACCCGTGCCTTCGCCGTCTTCCTCGTTGTCTTCGCCGCCGGCGGGATCGCCAACCTCGTCGGCACCCGCCTCACCGTCGAAGCCTTCCGGGACACGGCCACACGCATGGAGGAGGACGCCGATGCGCTCTCGCAGCTGCGCGCCGACATCGTGACGACCGCCCTCCTCCGCTCGGCGTCGGTGCAGGCCTTGACGGTCGACCGCATCAAGCTCCAGGCGGCGACCACCAAGGAGGAGGCCAGCTTCGCCGAAGCCATACGCACGCTGCGTCCCGGCGGCGGGCGCGAGATCATCGAGCGCCAGTTCGCCCTCTCGAAGGCGCTGTGGTCGGTCGACATCGCCACTCTCACGCCCTTCGACTTCGTGTCCAAGGTGGCCCAGGGACGTGAGAACTTCGCCATGCTCGACGAGGCGGCCGACGCCAGCAGGGCCCTGGCTCGCCACGACCTGTCGGCGGCGGCCACCCTCGAGCGGGACATCACCTGGGCCACGGCGGCGGTGGGGCTGCTCCTCGCCGCGCTGGTGGTCCGGTTCGCCCGGCGACTCTCGTCCGAGGTCCTGCGGCCGGTCGCCCGGCTGCGCGAGTCGGCCGGCCGACTGGCGGCCGGCGACCTCGACCACCGCGTCGACGTCCAGCGAGCCGACGAGATCGGCATCCTGGCCGCCACTTTCAACACGATGGCCGAGGTCATCGCCAGCAGCCACCGCAACCTGACGCTGCTCGCCAATCAGGACGCACTCACGGGGGTGGCCAACAGGGGCGCCTTCGAGGCCCGTCTCGACGCCGCCCTGTCGGGGCCCGACCGGCGCGACGGCACACAGGCCGTGCTCTTCGTCGACCTCGACGACTTCAAGGACGTCAACGACGAGTTCGGCCACGCAGCCGGCGACGCCGTGCTGTGCGCGGTGGCCGCCCGCCTCGCCGAGGCCGTGCGGCCGGGCGATCTGGTGGCACGGGTGGGAGGCGACGAGTTCGCCCTGCTCCTCGACGGCGTCCCGGAGCCGGCCGTCGCCGTTGACATCGCCGAGCGGGCCGTGGCCGCCCTGGGTGCCCCCGTCGAGATCTCCGGTGTCTCCGTCAAGGTCGGCGCCAGCGCCGGGCTGGCCCTGCGACGAGACGACAGTGACTCCGACAGCCTCATGCGCGATGCCGACGTGGCCATGTACTCGGCCAAGGACCACGGCAAGAACCGCGTCGAGCGTTACGACGCCGGGCTACGCCGGGATGTCGCCGTTCCCCCCCTGGCTGGGAGGAAGCCTGCGCCCGCCCGCCACAGCCGGCCGCAGCCGGTGATACCGATCACGTAG
- a CDS encoding hemerythrin domain-containing protein, translated as MTDHRTMNTVIHAAVRRDLRRFDGALRSFPSGSERRAHQLKSAWDNLSYQLHHHHEDEENYFWPALRGLGADESLVGDLHGEHAVMLRALQGADSALAALAGDPSADNAAEAAAAVNQLDGVVQDHLVHEERDLEPLAAQHRGSPQMKAAAASARRSHDEGGGVFFAWLSDGIDTDTAAVLRREVPAPVLFMLTRLGRRGYQRRIASAWS; from the coding sequence ATGACCGACCACCGAACGATGAACACGGTGATCCACGCTGCGGTACGCCGCGACCTGCGGCGCTTCGACGGGGCGCTGCGCTCGTTCCCCTCCGGATCGGAGCGGCGCGCCCACCAGCTGAAATCGGCCTGGGACAACCTGTCCTACCAGCTCCACCACCACCACGAGGACGAGGAGAACTACTTCTGGCCGGCACTCCGGGGCTTGGGTGCCGACGAGTCGCTCGTCGGAGATCTCCACGGCGAGCATGCCGTCATGCTTCGGGCCCTGCAGGGCGCCGACTCCGCCCTGGCCGCTCTCGCCGGTGACCCGTCGGCGGACAACGCCGCCGAGGCCGCCGCCGCGGTCAACCAGTTGGACGGCGTCGTGCAGGACCACCTCGTGCACGAGGAGCGCGACCTCGAGCCACTGGCCGCCCAGCACCGGGGTTCACCACAGATGAAGGCGGCGGCCGCGTCGGCCCGGAGGTCGCACGACGAGGGCGGCGGCGTCTTCTTCGCCTGGCTGAGCGACGGCATCGACACCGACACCGCCGCCGTGTTGCGCCGGGAGGTTCCCGCCCCGGTGCTGTTCATGCTCACCCGCCTCGGCCGGCGCGGCTACCAGCGGCGCATCGCGTCGGCCTGGTCCTGA